The genomic region GACCTCATCAACGAACGGATCGATCTTGAGGTGAGGGCGACCAACGAGCCGGAAACGCAGACGAGCCTGACGATGCGCAAGCTCGACCGGGCGCGGCGCATCCTGGTCGCAAGTCCCTCGCTGGTCGAGCGTACCGGCTTGAATTGCGTGGACGAGCTCGCCGGGCTTCCGACGCTGGCAATGACCTCATGGGTGTCGTTCCACAGCTGGGAATTGATCGGACCGAATGATGCCAAACGGGTGATTCGGCATCAGCCGCGGCTGACCTGCCGCAGCATGACCGCCATCCTGGACGCGGCCCGTGCTGGTCTTGGCTTCGGGCTTTTGCTCGAAAGCGCCTGCGAGGCGGATCTCCGGGCCGGCAGACTGGTGCGGGTGCTGCCGGATTGGCAGTCGGAGGAGAGCCAGTTCTATCTCGTCTTCACGACCGCCAAGGGCATGCCGCCGGCAGTGCGGGTGCTGATCGATTTCCTGGTCGAAAAA from Rhizobium sp. BT03 harbors:
- a CDS encoding LysR substrate-binding domain-containing protein, encoding MDDLNDYYYFAAVVSSGGFASASRDLKIPRSKLSRRVSRLEEGLGARLIERSTRHFRVTEIGQAFYERCQTILQEADRAKSIVSEAQSDPQGVVRMGCPLGLVDISVGGILPEFLERYPKIKLQIIGSDRRADLINERIDLEVRATNEPETQTSLTMRKLDRARRILVASPSLVERTGLNCVDELAGLPTLAMTSWVSFHSWELIGPNDAKRVIRHQPRLTCRSMTAILDAARAGLGFGLLLESACEADLRAGRLVRVLPDWQSEESQFYLVFTTAKGMPPAVRVLIDFLVEKSRQH